One part of the Arthrobacter tumbae genome encodes these proteins:
- the era gene encoding GTPase Era, with the protein MSTQQYRAGFISLVGRPNAGKSTLTNALVGQKVAITSAKPQTTRHTIRGIVHREDAQLILVDTPGLHRPRTLLGQRLNDLVADTLAEVDAIGFCLPANEQVGPGDRYIAAQLAQLLRKPVIAVVTKADLVSKEALARQLLAVTELGREVSGEEGWADVVPVSAVDGYQVTTVADVFASHMPESPPLYPDGALTDEPEAVMVAELVREAALEGVRDELPHSLAVVVEEIVPREGRPEDNPLLDVRVNLYVERSSQKGIVIGKGGARLREVGTAARKSIEALLGTKVYLDLHVKIAKDWQRDPKQLVKLGF; encoded by the coding sequence ATGAGCACCCAGCAGTACCGCGCGGGGTTCATCTCGCTGGTCGGTAGGCCCAACGCAGGGAAGTCGACCCTGACGAATGCGCTGGTGGGACAGAAGGTTGCCATCACTTCGGCCAAACCCCAGACAACACGGCACACCATCCGTGGAATTGTGCACCGGGAAGACGCGCAACTCATCCTGGTGGACACACCGGGCCTCCATCGGCCGCGAACTCTTCTCGGTCAACGTCTCAATGACCTCGTCGCTGACACCTTGGCGGAGGTTGACGCCATCGGATTTTGCCTGCCCGCCAACGAGCAGGTCGGCCCGGGCGACCGCTACATTGCGGCGCAACTGGCGCAATTATTGCGGAAGCCGGTTATCGCCGTCGTCACGAAAGCCGACCTCGTGAGCAAAGAGGCGCTGGCGCGCCAACTGCTCGCGGTGACTGAGTTGGGTCGTGAGGTCTCCGGCGAAGAGGGGTGGGCCGACGTCGTGCCTGTGTCCGCAGTGGACGGTTACCAGGTAACCACGGTGGCCGACGTCTTCGCATCACACATGCCGGAGTCTCCTCCGCTGTATCCGGATGGTGCCCTCACCGACGAGCCGGAGGCCGTGATGGTCGCCGAGCTCGTTCGGGAAGCTGCGCTCGAGGGAGTTCGCGACGAACTTCCCCATTCGCTCGCGGTCGTCGTTGAGGAGATTGTTCCGCGCGAGGGGCGCCCCGAGGACAATCCGTTGCTCGATGTCCGCGTGAATCTCTACGTCGAGCGCTCATCGCAGAAGGGGATCGTCATCGGCAAGGGCGGCGCGCGGCTTCGCGAAGTAGGAACTGCAGCGAGAAAGAGCATTGAAGCTCTACTGGGCACGAAGGTCTATCTCGACCTTCATGTGAAGATTGCAAAGGATTGGCAACGGGATCCGAAGCAGCTCGTGAAGCTCGGTTTCTAG
- a CDS encoding hemolysin family protein, translating into MIVFLLALMAIVFVLIAALVTAAEAAFSYLPRQDAEAHLHGPKGEPVRRVLESPVAHMHALRFWRVWFEMAAAVAVALLFADVLDNIWVAGLLATVTMAGLGFVLVGVSPRQLGRTHAATLVPVTARMVGVLRSILGPVPRWLVGIGSALSPGSARAEAAFFTEEEFRDLLSRANEAEMIEDSEAELIHSVFELGDTKVRSVMVPRTDMVSIEAGSTLRQAMSLFLRSGYSRVPVIGDNADDVRGILYLKDVVAVLNGHNPSDRDPVEGVCRDVRYVPESKPVGDFLQELQRESTHVAIVIDEYGGTAGLVTLEDLIEEIVGEIVDEYDSEVPEMEQLPEGGFRVSARMSIDDLGELFDLELEDDEVDTVGGLLAKTLGRVPIVGSEVQVGDIALRAERVEGRRNRVSHILAWRLERPTDEDARLEQDNEVSRETVENK; encoded by the coding sequence ATGATCGTATTCCTTCTGGCCCTGATGGCAATCGTGTTCGTACTGATTGCCGCGCTGGTCACTGCAGCCGAAGCGGCTTTCAGCTATCTGCCCCGTCAGGACGCCGAGGCGCATCTTCACGGTCCGAAGGGGGAGCCTGTCCGGCGCGTCCTCGAATCCCCCGTGGCGCACATGCATGCACTGCGGTTTTGGCGCGTCTGGTTCGAGATGGCCGCTGCGGTAGCTGTTGCGCTGCTGTTTGCTGACGTTCTGGACAACATCTGGGTTGCGGGACTGCTGGCCACGGTGACAATGGCCGGACTCGGGTTCGTACTGGTGGGAGTGTCGCCACGGCAGCTCGGCCGCACCCACGCAGCAACTCTGGTTCCCGTGACGGCCCGCATGGTTGGCGTCCTGCGATCCATCCTTGGACCTGTTCCGCGCTGGTTGGTCGGCATCGGCAGCGCACTGTCTCCAGGGTCTGCCCGGGCCGAGGCGGCGTTCTTCACGGAAGAGGAGTTCCGGGACCTGCTCTCACGGGCCAATGAAGCAGAGATGATCGAGGACAGCGAAGCCGAGTTGATCCACTCGGTCTTTGAGCTGGGAGACACCAAGGTGCGCTCGGTCATGGTACCGCGAACGGACATGGTGTCGATCGAGGCCGGATCCACACTCCGGCAGGCGATGTCCCTCTTCCTCAGGTCCGGATACTCACGCGTTCCTGTGATCGGCGACAACGCTGATGACGTCCGGGGCATTCTGTACCTGAAGGACGTCGTCGCTGTACTGAACGGACACAATCCCAGTGATCGGGACCCGGTCGAAGGCGTCTGCCGGGATGTCCGCTATGTTCCTGAGTCCAAGCCCGTGGGAGATTTCCTTCAGGAACTGCAGCGGGAGTCAACGCATGTAGCCATCGTCATAGATGAGTATGGCGGTACGGCGGGTCTCGTTACGCTGGAGGACCTGATTGAGGAGATCGTCGGTGAAATCGTCGACGAGTACGACTCCGAGGTACCCGAGATGGAACAGTTGCCCGAGGGCGGTTTTCGCGTCAGTGCGCGCATGAGTATCGATGATTTGGGCGAGCTGTTCGACCTGGAGCTTGAGGATGATGAGGTTGACACGGTCGGTGGACTCCTTGCGAAGACTCTCGGGCGGGTGCCCATTGTCGGGAGCGAGGTTCAGGTCGGCGACATCGCCTTGCGGGCGGAACGAGTCGAAGGGCGCCGTAACCGCGTGTCCCACATCCTTGCGTGGAGGCTCGAACGGCCAACGGATGAGGACGCACGCTTAGAGCAGGACAACGAAGTTTCGAGGGAAACGGTGGAGAACAAATGA
- the ybeY gene encoding rRNA maturation RNase YbeY, giving the protein MSIEVNNESGVDVDDEALVRLGRHVLERLFVHPESELSIILVDIDAMEKLHIEWMDEPGPTDVLSFPMDELRPGTATRPTGSGILGDVVLCPEVAQTQADNAGHSMNEELLLLTTHGMLHLLGFDHAEPEEEKEMFGLQRQLLADFLGGSAPRETVQ; this is encoded by the coding sequence ATGAGCATTGAGGTGAACAACGAGTCAGGTGTTGACGTGGACGATGAGGCACTCGTCAGGCTCGGTCGCCACGTGCTCGAGCGTCTCTTCGTGCATCCGGAGTCGGAACTTTCGATCATCCTCGTGGACATCGATGCCATGGAGAAGCTCCACATCGAGTGGATGGACGAGCCGGGACCAACAGACGTCCTGTCTTTCCCGATGGACGAGTTGAGGCCCGGCACGGCCACTCGACCAACGGGTTCAGGGATCCTGGGAGATGTGGTCCTCTGTCCCGAAGTGGCCCAGACCCAGGCGGACAACGCCGGACACAGCATGAATGAGGAGCTCCTCCTGCTCACAACTCACGGCATGCTTCATCTGCTGGGGTTCGATCACGCCGAGCCGGAAGAGGAGAAGGAGATGTTCGGCCTTCAGCGCCAGCTCCTTGCCGATTTCCTCGGCGGCTCCGCGCCACGGGAAACCGTTCAGTGA
- a CDS encoding PhoH family protein — MTDSAVGMGAAGLDSRVVQFDSADQMVQALGANDEALAMIEGAFPGVSLHVRGNDLSITGPGTDVGRTERLISEVRTLAANHTPVTAQVLEQLLFMLKTQGAAKPAEVLSMNILSSRGRTIRPKTVNQKDYVEAIDSHTIVFGIGPAGTGKTYLAMAKAVQALQHKEVNRIILTRPAVEAGERLGFLPGTLNDKIDPYLRPLYDALHDMMEPDSIPRLMAAGTIEVAPLAYMRGRTLNDAFIILDEAQNTTPEQMKMFLTRLGFGSRMVVTGDVTQVDLPGGTRSGLRIVSEILQGVEDVAFSRLDATDVVRHRLVGDIVSAYSRWDESQRVAMNGRRSTGKAARNEH; from the coding sequence ATGACCGATTCTGCAGTGGGTATGGGGGCAGCAGGCCTGGACAGCCGGGTCGTCCAGTTCGATTCGGCTGATCAAATGGTGCAGGCACTCGGAGCCAACGATGAGGCACTCGCCATGATCGAAGGCGCTTTCCCGGGGGTCAGTCTGCACGTACGCGGGAATGATCTTTCCATCACCGGCCCCGGCACGGACGTTGGGCGCACCGAGCGGCTGATCAGCGAGGTCCGCACCCTCGCAGCCAATCACACTCCGGTTACCGCGCAAGTACTTGAGCAGCTGCTTTTCATGCTCAAGACGCAGGGTGCTGCCAAGCCGGCCGAAGTGCTGTCCATGAACATTCTCTCCTCGCGCGGCCGGACCATCCGCCCCAAGACGGTTAACCAGAAGGACTATGTCGAGGCGATAGATTCGCACACCATCGTTTTCGGCATCGGCCCTGCAGGCACGGGCAAGACTTACCTGGCAATGGCCAAAGCGGTCCAGGCCCTCCAGCACAAGGAAGTCAACCGCATCATCCTGACCCGTCCGGCGGTCGAGGCGGGGGAACGGCTCGGTTTTCTTCCCGGAACCCTGAATGACAAGATCGATCCATATTTGCGCCCGTTGTATGACGCACTGCACGACATGATGGAGCCCGATTCGATTCCGCGCCTGATGGCCGCCGGAACCATCGAGGTGGCCCCGCTCGCGTATATGCGCGGCCGCACCCTGAACGATGCCTTCATCATCCTCGATGAAGCGCAAAACACCACTCCGGAACAGATGAAGATGTTCCTGACGCGTCTCGGATTCGGTTCACGGATGGTGGTGACCGGCGATGTCACCCAGGTAGACCTGCCCGGTGGAACCAGATCAGGCCTCCGGATCGTCAGTGAAATCCTGCAGGGTGTGGAGGACGTTGCCTTCTCCAGACTGGATGCCACCGACGTCGTGCGCCACCGGCTGGTGGGGGACATCGTGTCCGCCTACAGCAGGTGGGACGAGTCTCAGCGGGTGGCCATGAATGGACGACGCAGCACCGGAAAGGCTGCCCGAAATGAGCATTGA
- a CDS encoding GerMN domain-containing protein translates to MGVLPLLKRRLPGRRWKGSILVVAALALQACTIGGQTESTSEIATEAETLLDSTASMPEIDLQSPAAPDTASLLPVYWLGDANGLLYREFLPAESTGDPIAAAVWAMTSAEPLDDDYYSPWQEASAVNTSISPDNVVTIDISSDAFAAGIDAEVAGRAVQQLVYTATAAAANSGLIASGSPSSVRLLVDGKAGYSAFGHVELSSLLRRDVGAIAPVWIINPQDSSVRSDRTVIVQGSTTTTDAALEWRVRRVDGGGVPAEDVVGGTVPVDAGTGSVGLYEFSVALEPGTFLIEVYEAAGQLPGTDPAAGVVADDKLVSIR, encoded by the coding sequence ATGGGCGTTCTTCCTCTCCTCAAGCGGCGGCTGCCCGGGCGTCGGTGGAAGGGGTCCATCCTCGTCGTCGCGGCGCTCGCCCTGCAGGCCTGCACCATCGGCGGACAAACCGAGTCCACCTCGGAGATAGCCACCGAGGCAGAGACGTTGCTGGATTCAACGGCCAGTATGCCGGAAATCGACCTTCAGAGTCCGGCAGCCCCTGACACCGCCTCCCTCCTTCCCGTGTACTGGCTCGGCGATGCTAACGGACTCCTCTACCGAGAGTTCCTGCCTGCCGAGTCAACTGGAGATCCGATCGCCGCTGCCGTGTGGGCGATGACAAGCGCGGAGCCGCTGGATGACGATTACTACAGTCCGTGGCAGGAAGCGTCCGCTGTCAATACATCGATCTCACCGGACAATGTGGTCACCATCGACATCTCCTCGGACGCCTTCGCCGCCGGCATCGATGCGGAGGTTGCGGGGCGCGCTGTGCAGCAACTTGTCTACACCGCGACGGCTGCAGCCGCCAATTCCGGTCTGATTGCCAGCGGAAGTCCCAGCAGTGTCCGCCTCCTGGTGGACGGCAAGGCAGGCTACAGCGCTTTTGGGCACGTCGAGCTGAGTTCCCTGCTTCGACGGGATGTGGGCGCCATTGCGCCAGTCTGGATCATCAACCCGCAGGACAGCTCGGTCCGCTCCGATCGGACAGTGATAGTCCAGGGAAGCACCACCACGACGGATGCAGCCCTTGAGTGGCGTGTGCGGCGCGTGGACGGCGGTGGGGTTCCGGCCGAGGATGTTGTCGGAGGAACCGTGCCGGTGGATGCCGGAACCGGCAGCGTCGGCCTGTACGAGTTCAGCGTCGCGTTGGAACCGGGAACCTTCCTCATCGAGGTTTATGAAGCCGCCGGCCAACTTCCCGGAACGGATCCCGCTGCCGGCGTGGTTGCCGATGACAAGCTGGTCAGTATTCGCTGA
- a CDS encoding 16S rRNA (uracil(1498)-N(3))-methyltransferase, which yields MTNQAFFGDPADVQTAAAGGTLMLRGPEAHHAAAVKRVRPGEKIDVLDGEGHRLGCTIVEATPDTVVVTVDMISFDPPPAIRLVLVQALAKGDRAELAVEAATELGVDAVLPWQADRSIVRWRAEKAGKGRIKWESLVRAASKQSRRSRVPEVLDVLDTKGLGRWLDGVEHPVVLHEEASESLAAYWRRRPVTRSGTLAVIVGPEGGISPDELDLLANAGAVPALLGVNVLRASTAGPAAIAVLNHLAGRW from the coding sequence GTGACCAACCAGGCTTTCTTCGGCGATCCGGCCGACGTGCAGACCGCTGCTGCCGGCGGCACCTTGATGCTGCGTGGGCCCGAGGCCCATCACGCCGCAGCCGTGAAGCGCGTCAGGCCAGGTGAGAAGATCGATGTGTTGGACGGGGAAGGGCATCGCCTGGGCTGCACCATCGTCGAGGCGACGCCGGACACGGTGGTGGTGACTGTGGACATGATTTCCTTTGATCCGCCTCCCGCGATCCGGCTGGTCCTGGTTCAGGCACTGGCGAAGGGGGACAGGGCGGAGCTCGCAGTAGAGGCGGCAACGGAACTCGGCGTTGACGCGGTGCTCCCCTGGCAGGCGGACCGAAGCATAGTGCGGTGGCGCGCCGAGAAGGCAGGAAAAGGCCGTATCAAGTGGGAGTCCCTCGTCCGTGCAGCGTCGAAGCAGAGCCGGCGCTCACGCGTGCCCGAAGTACTCGATGTGCTGGACACGAAAGGTCTGGGCCGCTGGCTAGACGGTGTGGAACATCCGGTTGTGCTGCATGAGGAAGCGAGCGAGTCGCTCGCGGCATACTGGAGACGGCGGCCGGTCACCCGGTCGGGAACACTGGCCGTCATCGTGGGGCCGGAGGGTGGCATCAGCCCGGACGAACTCGATTTGCTGGCCAACGCGGGGGCGGTTCCGGCGCTGCTCGGAGTCAACGTCCTGCGGGCTTCAACGGCGGGCCCTGCGGCAATTGCCGTGCTGAACCACCTCGCCGGCCGCTGGTAG
- the dnaJ gene encoding molecular chaperone DnaJ, which produces MSNHYEVLGVARDASGEEIKKAYRKLARKLHPDVNAGTEAAEEFKLVTRAYEVLSDPQKRRVYDTTGNENGTDNGFGAGYSGSGFAFQDIFETFFGGGGPSGPPSRTQRGQDALIAVRIDLEDAVFGTNKKIEVDSAAVCPTCDGSCTQPGTSPRTCDICGGSGQVQRAVRSILGQVMTTATCGTCQGYGTVIPHPCNECNGDGRIRSRRSLTIKVPAGVATGTRIQLAGQGEVGTAGGPQGDLYVEIRVNSDSTFLREGDDLHATLSVPMTAAALGTNVTMKSFDGDQELTIKPGTQSGEVITLRGLGVTHLRGYGRGDLLVHLSVETPRNLDSGQEELLRRLAQMRGEEFTEGQLASSGSGVFARLRERLGNL; this is translated from the coding sequence GTGAGTAATCACTATGAGGTCCTTGGCGTTGCACGCGATGCCAGTGGCGAAGAAATCAAGAAGGCCTACCGGAAGCTTGCCCGGAAGCTTCACCCGGACGTCAACGCCGGTACGGAAGCGGCTGAGGAGTTCAAGCTCGTCACCCGCGCGTACGAGGTCCTGTCGGATCCCCAGAAGCGACGCGTCTACGACACCACCGGCAATGAGAACGGCACCGACAACGGATTCGGCGCGGGCTATTCCGGCTCCGGCTTTGCCTTCCAGGACATCTTCGAGACATTCTTCGGCGGCGGTGGCCCCAGCGGCCCGCCATCGCGAACCCAACGCGGACAGGACGCCCTCATCGCCGTCCGGATCGATCTCGAAGATGCGGTCTTCGGTACCAACAAGAAAATCGAGGTGGATTCGGCGGCGGTGTGTCCAACCTGCGACGGATCGTGTACCCAGCCCGGCACGTCGCCGAGAACCTGTGATATTTGCGGCGGATCCGGTCAGGTGCAGCGCGCGGTTCGATCCATCCTGGGTCAGGTAATGACCACGGCGACCTGCGGCACCTGTCAGGGGTACGGAACCGTCATTCCGCATCCCTGCAACGAGTGCAATGGGGACGGCCGTATCCGCTCCCGCCGCAGTCTCACCATCAAGGTGCCTGCCGGTGTCGCCACCGGCACGCGTATCCAGCTCGCCGGCCAGGGCGAGGTCGGCACGGCCGGCGGTCCGCAGGGAGACCTCTACGTTGAAATCCGGGTCAACAGCGACTCAACCTTTCTCCGGGAGGGCGACGACCTTCACGCGACCCTGAGTGTGCCGATGACAGCAGCTGCCCTTGGCACCAACGTGACAATGAAAAGTTTCGACGGTGACCAGGAACTCACGATCAAGCCCGGAACACAGTCAGGCGAAGTGATCACCCTTAGGGGTCTTGGGGTAACGCACCTGCGCGGATACGGCAGAGGAGATCTGCTGGTGCATCTGAGCGTGGAAACACCACGGAATCTCGACAGTGGCCAGGAGGAACTGCTTCGTCGCCTGGCTCAGATGCGTGGCGAAGAGTTCACCGAGGGCCAGCTGGCGAGCAGTGGATCAGGAGTCTTCGCCCGGCTTCGTGAGCGCCTCGGTAATCTCTGA
- the hrcA gene encoding heat-inducible transcriptional repressor HrcA yields MSEPRRLEVLRAIVEDYVHSREPVGSKALVERHRLGVSSATIRNDMALLEEEGLITAPHTSSGRIPTDKGYRLFVDRIAEVKPLSAPEKRAIRALLESADDLDDVLERTVRLLAQLTNQVAVVQYPHLGAASVRHIELVLLAPGRVLVVLISTNGAVQQRVVSVPSEAQENDLADLRQYFLERVSGVRLPSVPQELAACIAELPPSLQSLGQALGHSLEQLSAANREDRIVLAGTANLARSTLDFPLTIGPVLEALEEQVVMLRLLSEMGQDALGISVRIGRENPYGGLAEASVIATGYGPDSLAKVGVLGPTRMDYPTTMAAVRAVARYLSRILDES; encoded by the coding sequence ATGAGCGAGCCCAGACGGCTTGAAGTCCTGCGGGCCATCGTTGAGGATTACGTCCATTCCCGTGAGCCAGTGGGATCCAAGGCACTGGTCGAGCGCCACAGGCTGGGTGTTTCTTCGGCGACAATCCGCAATGACATGGCACTTCTGGAAGAAGAAGGCCTGATCACCGCTCCGCATACCAGCTCCGGGCGCATTCCGACCGACAAGGGCTACCGTCTGTTCGTCGACCGGATTGCCGAGGTCAAGCCGCTGTCGGCGCCGGAGAAACGGGCCATCCGCGCACTTCTGGAGAGTGCCGACGACCTGGACGACGTCCTGGAGCGCACCGTCCGCCTGCTCGCCCAACTCACCAATCAGGTTGCGGTGGTGCAGTATCCGCATCTGGGTGCGGCGTCCGTCCGCCACATTGAACTCGTGCTGCTCGCTCCCGGCCGCGTACTCGTAGTGCTGATCTCCACGAACGGCGCGGTACAGCAGCGTGTGGTGTCCGTTCCCTCCGAGGCACAGGAGAATGATCTGGCCGACCTGCGTCAGTACTTCCTGGAGCGGGTATCGGGTGTTCGCCTGCCGTCGGTTCCACAGGAACTTGCTGCATGCATCGCGGAGCTTCCCCCGTCGCTGCAGTCTCTTGGCCAGGCACTTGGCCACAGCCTGGAACAGCTGTCGGCCGCCAACCGGGAAGACCGTATTGTGCTGGCGGGCACGGCCAACCTTGCCCGCTCAACCCTCGATTTTCCCTTGACCATCGGTCCGGTCCTCGAAGCCCTTGAGGAACAGGTCGTCATGCTTCGGTTGCTCTCCGAGATGGGCCAGGATGCGCTCGGGATCTCCGTGCGCATCGGCCGGGAGAATCCGTACGGCGGGCTGGCCGAGGCCTCGGTGATCGCTACGGGCTACGGACCGGATTCCCTGGCGAAGGTGGGGGTCCTTGGACCCACCAGAATGGATTACCCCACCACTATGGCTGCCGTGAGGGCCGTCGCACGCTACCTTTCCCGCATCCTCGATGAATCATGA
- a CDS encoding DUF3097 domain-containing protein yields MSYHQWGAQDLTQSRPTATAQVEARPGVVLEDVQSGFVGEILRTEKSGGMHVMVLEDRHGKRRTFPLGFGFHHEGSPVEMVAARAQSATQLRTASGSVRVAGQRARTARASRIWVEGKHDAELVEKVWGDDLRVEGIVVEPLHGVDDLAAAVRDFTPSAGRRLGILVDHLLPGTKEARIAAEAMAVAGAAGNVLIVGHPYVDVWQAVKPCALGLEAWPVIPRGEDWKTGILSRLGWPHSTQADAANGWKRILSGVSTYSDLEPTLLGRVEEVIDFLTAPGAGA; encoded by the coding sequence ATGTCGTATCACCAGTGGGGGGCGCAAGACCTCACCCAGTCCCGGCCGACCGCAACCGCGCAGGTCGAAGCCCGTCCCGGCGTCGTCCTTGAAGACGTGCAAAGCGGATTTGTGGGCGAGATTCTCCGGACAGAGAAGTCCGGTGGAATGCACGTGATGGTCCTCGAGGACCGCCACGGAAAGCGGCGCACCTTCCCGCTCGGCTTCGGCTTCCACCATGAAGGTTCGCCGGTTGAGATGGTTGCCGCGCGCGCGCAGTCCGCAACACAGCTGAGAACTGCCTCGGGCTCCGTCCGGGTTGCGGGACAGCGGGCCCGCACAGCGCGGGCAAGCAGGATCTGGGTCGAGGGCAAACACGATGCCGAGCTCGTGGAGAAGGTGTGGGGAGACGACCTGCGGGTCGAGGGCATCGTGGTGGAGCCGTTGCATGGAGTGGACGACCTGGCAGCAGCGGTGCGGGACTTCACCCCATCCGCGGGCCGCCGCCTGGGAATTCTCGTCGACCACCTGCTGCCCGGCACCAAGGAAGCCCGTATTGCGGCCGAAGCAATGGCTGTGGCGGGCGCAGCCGGGAACGTGCTGATTGTCGGGCACCCCTACGTCGATGTGTGGCAGGCTGTGAAGCCGTGCGCTCTCGGTCTTGAGGCGTGGCCGGTCATACCCCGCGGCGAAGACTGGAAGACGGGGATACTGAGCCGGCTGGGCTGGCCCCACTCCACGCAGGCGGATGCGGCGAACGGCTGGAAGCGTATCCTCAGCGGCGTCAGCACCTACTCTGACCTCGAACCAACATTGCTCGGGCGCGTGGAGGAAGTCATCGACTTCCTCACAGCGCCGGGAGCCGGGGCATAG
- a CDS encoding DUF4870 domain-containing protein, whose product MSNSADRHGDAQSRPASRDSVPALEGASSSAPPLSPSEDRQWATLSHFLGILGFVPSLIIFLIFRDRGAFTEQESKEAFNFTFPPSIIAGICLLLSLIPGIGGIFAVFNALIWVMLAAFSVAAGIHVNRGRPYRYPFNLRIFH is encoded by the coding sequence TTGTCTAACAGCGCAGACAGGCACGGTGACGCCCAGTCACGTCCGGCATCCCGGGACAGCGTTCCCGCATTGGAGGGTGCCAGTTCCAGTGCTCCACCGCTGAGTCCGTCGGAAGACCGCCAATGGGCAACCCTGTCCCACTTCCTCGGCATCCTGGGGTTCGTGCCGTCGCTGATCATCTTCCTGATCTTCCGTGACCGGGGAGCCTTCACCGAACAGGAATCGAAGGAAGCGTTCAACTTCACCTTCCCGCCGAGCATCATTGCCGGAATATGCCTTCTGCTGTCCCTGATACCCGGGATCGGTGGAATCTTTGCCGTCTTCAATGCGCTCATCTGGGTGATGCTGGCGGCGTTCTCTGTTGCAGCCGGCATCCACGTCAACCGGGGCAGACCGTACCGCTACCCCTTCAACCTGCGGATCTTCCACTAG